In a genomic window of Leishmania donovani BPK282A1 complete genome, chromosome 32:
- a CDS encoding U2 small nuclear ribonucleoprotein 40K, putative, translated as MRLTMDLVRLAPQFTNTMLQREIDLRGLRISSLDEHVLVLLENNFDVVNLSSNALTALEYFPTTCAAGNSDKDVRMSRVTTLVAHRNEIQRVSVTSCVSALPNVVHFLADRNRLACVRDLYFLKQWKKLEVVSLEDNPVWETNSNNFDSEKLRAFLVFLCPRLKLINYQRVTQADRERAQKAKDEFKKLVLSWEAPLTLSTVTRSQSSSTVDAKKTRKRGREGRTAAAAAVSSNADTLDGEPGSGATSATPAAADVNEDDDAALQARLDQLEKRLLSDDVTAEEIAELEEEMTEISERMAAARKRKRH; from the coding sequence ATGCGACTCACGATGGACTTGGTGCGTCTCGCGCCGCAGTTCACCAACACGATGCTACAGCGTGAAATCGACCTTCGCGGGCTGCGGATTTCCTCGCTCGATGAGCACGtactggtgctgctcgagaACAACTTCGATGTCGTAAACCTTTCCTCCAACGCCCTGACGGCGCTAGAGTATTTTCCCACGACGTGTGCAGCCGGCAACAGCGACAAGGATGTGAGGATGAGCCGCGTCACCACCCTCGTTGCCCACCGAAACGAAATTCAGCGCGTGAGTGTGACttcgtgcgtgtctgcgttgCCCAACGTCGTGCACTTCTTGGCCGACCGCAACCGcctcgcctgcgtgcgcgatCTCTACTTTTTGAAGCAGTGGAAGAAGCTGGAGGTGGTGTCGCTCGAGGACAATCCTGTGTGGGAGACCAACAGCAACAATTTCGATAGCGAGAAACTGCGGGCGTTTCTCGTCTTCTTGTGCCCTAGGTTGAAGCTCATCAACTACCAGCGCGTTACACAGGCTGATAGAGAGCGTGCACAGAAGGCGAAGGACGAGTTCAAGAAGCTGGTGCTGTCGTGGGAAGCTCCACTTACACTGAGTACAGTGACACGGTCGCAGTCGTCATCCACCGTAGACGCAAAGAAGACGCGCAAGCGCGGTCGCGAGGGCcgcacagcggcggccgccgcagtaTCAAGCAACGCGGACACTCTCGATGGTGAgcctggcagcggcgcaacgAGCGCGacccctgccgccgccgatgtgaacgaggacgacgatgccgctcTTCAAGCACGTCTAGACCAGCTGGAGAAGCGTCTCCTATCCGACGATGTCACGGCGGAGGAAATCGCGGagttggaggaggagatgacgGAGATATCGGAAaggatggcagcggcgcgtaAGCGGAAGCGCCATTAG